GAAGCAACGGTCGGCCGAGTTATTGAAACTGTGTAGCCTAAATTACACTGATAACATCTTTATTTCCAAGTGTAAGCTTACACGAACTATTGAATGAACTTTCTGGTTTGGTTCCCTTGTCCAATATAACAAATGGGGTTGATGAGCAACCAGCTTTGGAGAACTTGGATTTGGGTCATTCAGGGTTTCTGAGGTACCCTTTACTCTCTTGTCCATactaaactctttttttttttttttcatatcaagTAGTAGCTAAACTGAAAGTTGTGTAGTTATCAATCTGCTGTTTATAAGCTCAACTTTCTGTCTATAATTTCCAATAATTCCCAGCAAGGTTGTGATTCAATCTGTTTGTGCCATTGGTTGCTTTGTTGCTCAATCCACAGGAGAGAACTCCAACCGCAAACTCTTATAATGAGCTTAGTGGGGGAGTTGATAAGCTATGTTACTCtgactttatttttcttgaaaaaccCATATCCGACACTCATGTCTGATACATATTTTGCGCATAGCAAATGTCTTGACACTTTTGTTTTCACGATTCACCGTGATTCACAAGCGATGCACACTCGCCCCTTTGCCATAGAAAAGGAAGGTTTGATCATTTGAGTAGGCTTAATATCTCACTTGACAACTCGAGCTTCATTATCCATTTACTTGATTGACCATTTGAGAAAGTACCACAGATGCCCGGTTCGACCATTTGAGCAAGCTTAATGTCACATACTTGAATTATCATTAGTCATTGTTGATtgaaatcaaaacccaatattTAGATTGCTTAAGGCCACACGAAGCAGACAATACCTATCTTTCTTCTCAAAGGACAAAACCATGAGAATAATTCACCTCAGAAGCAATTATAGAATAAACAATACGATAATTCttgcatcatcatcattatcttctccATCTGCATGAGTGCAACTGAAAGAAGGTTTTTACTCCTTTTCTTACTATGAAAGGGGAAACATGAGCACCTTGGGTTTTCAGTTCAAATCGCACTCgtcaatttaaaattgtttttatgttAATGTTGGATAGTTATAAGTTTCTGCTTGATTGAGCTAGGTTCAATATTGTTACCTTCAGTTAATCTAAAGAATTTACAGTTCACtgtatattgaaattataagcTTGTAATTCCTGAACTTTAACATAATTTGGTTCATGCAACTATTTAAATTTCAACATGTTCAAGATTCAAAATTCAGCATCCACAATAATTTTCTACCTCTCAGGAAATAACATTAAGAAAGTGTAAGATGCAACATCCAGCATCTGCAACCACTTTCTTTTTCCGATATAACCTAGTTTAATCTATAACATTTAGGAACAAACCATGGCTGACAAGTACAAAAGTACGAAAATTAAGAgattaacataataatataagcTTTCATAACTAATTGGTTCCATGTTGGTCGACAGATGAAACTCGTGCTTCTGTTCCTTCTTCTGCAACAGCCTAGGGGCTTCCCAATAGTTGAAATGGCTATGTAGCAGGCAAAGAGGAAGATTCGACAAGGTTTGAACCAAGGAGATCATTGCAATGGCTAACGCCTTCATGAGTCTTGTTATTCTCTGGACTGCTTCCGGCACTGCTATTCGAAAGGGAAGCAAAGGTTGTCTTTTGTAAGACCCCAGTTGGAGATGATCCGACCAGAGGACTATTTTCCGAGCTCTCAGTCATTAGGTTCAGTATTGATGAGTTCTTTAAGTCCACCATGGTGCTGCCGTTACTGTGCAGAGCCTCACCTAGAGGGCCACCAATAGAAGTCCCCCAAGAGACTGGAATCCAGTTTGCTTGCTTCTGGTTTGATTCATTAACTACATTACCCACTCCCAATCCAATGTTTATTGGGTTGAACTCACGAGATAATCGGAGAGGTGACGAAGTTAAACTTTCGTTGTTGGGAGAGGAAGTTGTGGACGTGAAATCTGAGGCAGCCATGGGGATTGATATGGAAAGTTGAGTCCTGTATGATTGAACATCAAGTTCGGGCCAGGAAATGGCAGAGCAATGAGACCGACTTTTAGGCCGATCATCAATGAACCGACGAAAGGATTGCTGGGAATCAGTTTCTTGACTAGTAAGATCTTGAGATGAACCAAAATTTCTGCTGTTAATCATGGAAGAGCTTTTATGGGAAGGATTGAGCTCGCCAGAGGAAACAACTCCAAACCCATTTCTCAAGTTCTCTTCGTATGAGATTGGTTGCTTTGGAATCAAGAAAGGGTTTTCTTTAGATTTTAAGTCACCATTGGGGGATATCATGGAGAGTCCTGCTGCATTATAAGGCATTTTTTCACCTACAGTGTCTTTATTCAGAATCGACCTGCAAGAACAGAATTCATTAATATGAAAGTAATATTATGTAATAACTAACTTCTACCTTGGATGTAGTATATCTCCAACACGAATATATGTAGAGGATAGTTCTATCACCTGTTCAGTGAAGCTGCAGCAGAAAGATTAGATGTGCCACCAAGCTGCAAATTCTCGTACTTCTGCCGAGCACTGGTGAGGCTGTTGGGCTCACCACTACCACCAACTGGCCCTACCGCTGATGCTGAAGAGGATGAGACATTAGGCATCAGCTTGGAAGTAGTGGCGGCAGTGGCTGTGACGGAATGGCTGGGTTGGCCTTCCACAGGCTTTCTTGAACGATGGCGACCTCTGTTCATGTGCCGCTCGCAGTACTTCTGGCCAGCAACAGCATCTCTCGAGCACCGCCATTTCTTTCCATCGGTTCTGCGACACCTTCCTGGCTCTGGATCAGTGTTGTTTGAGAACCCAAGTTGAAAAGCTCCCCATCCCATCGCTGGAACATCATAAACAATAACATGAAACACCCATAACCGTAAAACAGACAACAAATTCCAAATTGTAACTTGAAAAACGAAAACTTAAACTGGTAGATGTTGGCCTAATCATGCATGCCAATGTCTTTTTCTGTCAGCCAATCCATATTTGATACAAGTTTTTAACTTTTCAGCTTTATCATTGCATTGTTTTCACTTAGCTCAACAGTTCTTTTCTTGGTGCCCAAACAAGTGAGGAACTTACATGTATTGGGTCTGAAGAGTTCACCAGAAAAGCTCGAGAAATCTGTAGAATCAAGGGATTTTCTTATAGGGAGGAGAAGATTAGAAGGTACAGGCACATTTGCAAGTATGTACTTGAAGATCAAAGCCTGGTGTTCAAGCTCCATCCATTGACATGGAGTGTATGGACCTTTACACACTCCATGCATGTTTGCACCATTAAATCCTCCGTTGTTGTACCCTGAAAATATAATACCAAGAAAAACTTAGGTGTTTCTCATTTACTCTAAATgtaaaaaagggggaaaaggGGGCACACAAAAGTTGTGGCAGGATAACCCAGAAACCATAACTTGTCTACTAAACTTAGGGAGGATACAACaagaaaacataacaaaaaaagGATGTTGGGGAAAATGGTAaacaagacaaaaaaaaaaggataatcTTTTAAGgggaagaaaaatagaaaacttcACTTTTATTGATATGACTTTAAAGGAAAGACCATTAGATTCTCCATGAAAAGAAAAGACCCTAAACCAGGGaaccaaaaaccaaaaaaaaaaaaaacatatctaatattttatacaaattcacaaataatgttGGAACATCTGCATTGCTTAAAACCTTCAATATGTAAGTACCTGTGAGGTAAATGTGAGGAAATGTGACATTTTTGGAGCTTCTATCCGCTGAAAGAGCATCTGGTTTTGGGGCTGAGAAGCTCAGCATTTGTTGCTCTTCTTGTTCATCAAAGAAGATAGAGGCATTGGATCTCAATAAAGTATTTCTGTGGTGGAACATCAATGGCTTTGAATAGCATGAAAAATCATCATGAATTTTGGCCAGTTTTGAACTCCTCAACTCATCTTCATTGTTGCAAGATCTCTCTTGCTTGAACAAACCCCCAGATCCGTACGACTTTTGGTTTGTCTCTTGATGATCTGAACCAAGAGAGGAAAAACCAGTTGCAGTCTCTGAACCTATAAACCCCTCCAAACCCACCACCCCAAAATCCatatggcaaaaaaaaaatcaaactacCAAAACTCTACACTCAAGAAAATGAAGCATTGGGTTATTCTCATTCATACAAAGCACAGCAGCTTGAAAGTAGTTCATATTAAAACAAGTTCTCTTTcaaagattttatatattttaagagaaaaaaaaaagaaaatattaaataattggagATAAAGAgatagagagagaaagagaggcAATGAGAAGACTGACTGGACAAAGCTAGCAGTAAATACTaccacatgtatatatatatatatatatatatatatttgggacATAACTAACAAAAATATCAGTCCCTGAGATGCCTATATAGATGAGTTATTACTAGCTTCCTAATTTCCTAAATCAAAATCtacttgaaaagttaaaaagaaatttgagtttggTTCATCTGTCATTTCCAAAAGTTTTGAGACTTCCCCATTTCTaacttcatcttttctttaattctgaATCTTTGAACTGTGAAAAAAATTGTGGGTGCATGAAGTCATAATTTAGAGATAAACTGGCACGTGACAGTCGCCATAACTAAATTCTTTCCCTCCTGTTCATATTGTATATTCACTACAATCTCTTTCATGGAAAATTAAAGCatgtttaaagaaaaaaacataattcCTTGCTATAAACTCTATATTACTACATATATTTAAATCCATAACATGGAAACTTGAGAAAAGGTCCTTGTTCCCATAAACTTATACTGTTCCCCATTGGTTATTGTTACCTTGTTGGTTAATACCAGCTTCTGTGCTTGCATTGCACCAAAGATTATTACCACTGAcaacataataataacaacctaaACCCAAATAATTTGGAgtgaattaaaaattagttaaaattaaaactgaCTTAAATAtacttaagaaataaaaaaatccaaaataatctAAACCGTCTAAATTAAATTGGTGTAGCAAGTAACAAAAACAGTCATTGTGCAACCAAGAGTCAAGGGGTGACCTTAGCCTATAATAAATAACCTCTTCTATTTGGTAATTGCAATAAATAACAGTCATTAAGACATGCGCCTTGTGATTTTTTTCGACAACTATGAACGTCATTGTATccggtaaaatttttttttccaaacatGTTGggtgaaatataataataaatttcgtTTTTCTACTTTTTCAGTCAAAtagttaacattgttaaaattattatgaaaaatttaagtttattacaaatttttttaattatgttgttactaaatgaatatttttttatttcaaaatgatGCACTaacaaatttgacaaaaaaagtttaatagtgttaacaatttgacttaaattttaaaatatgaaagtaaagaaattaaattattaaaaataaaagtatgaagaCTAAATTCTGaatttataaatagtataaGGATTTATGACTTATTACCCATAACATTCTTGTCCTTTTTTGGGTACaaattagacctgtccatgggccgggttCGGTCTGGGCCCGGAAAAAATTTTcggcccgactcttaggcccggGCCTGGCCCAGCctaaaatatgggcctaaaattttacccaggcccggcccgggaaaaaagattaagcccgagcccgacccggcccgatttttaataaacacaaaaaaaatttaaaaataaaaatatttttaaagtattttaaaattaaaaatttaaaaataaaaataaaatatatatatatatatatttattatattggcGGGGCAGAccaaaaagttgagcccgagcccagcccattttttaaacgggcctcgttttttacccaagcccatatttcgggcctatatttttacccgaatcctcccatatttcgggcgggccgtcgggccgggcggcccatggacaggtctagtacAAATTATTATCATTCAATATTAATCAAAACTAGTGTTGTTTGAACCGGCGGACCCACAACTGATCAGGGAGTTGATCCAAAAAGTGATTTTGAACTGATTAGATAAGGAACAAATGCGAACCAAATAAAAACTCATTGAACctgatttttcaaataattaggGGGTGTTTGGTAAATAGAGTTTTAAGCCTTTTTTAACTGATGTTAACACAAATAGAGGATTGAGTAGTTAAACCCTCTAATTATAGTGTTTGGTGAATGGAGGTTTGCAAGAGCTTGTTGAGCTAAAACCTCCAAAACAAAAAATGTTGGGATGGATAACTTTTTTCAATAGTTGATTGGGAATGAGATATGTCAAATGATATGTCAAATGCTCTCAAACTTAATAAGGGTGCCAAGATATCAGTAACATTTATTCTCCCATTTTCACTTTCACCTTCAAagttcaaagtaaaaaaaaaaaaaaacctccacTATGAATCTACAAAAATCAACATTGTAACAAGAAATTTTCAATCGAGCCCATTCATCcttgaatatttatgtattcttaatttattttaaatttacttgtgtaaaatgatttcttatgCAACTTTATGTTAATTGAAATATGCTACTTGACAAATTTATTGAGTAagacataattatcactaattcACATATTAAGAACATGATATAATTATCACTAATAACatagtttacaattatattaatatactattaatattcatcaatttccaCAAGGTTAATTTTGCAAATAAAGaacttaagaaaatttttatttaaaatttaaaagatatgcattaattaattttcataatggATGTTTTAATTCCTTGGTAATAgcgttttatttcaataatttcacccaataaaaactaaagtattataaacaaataaatacttaacaataaaatatgtctttatttgtcattttacatATATCAGCTTTTAGCTAGCAGCTAAGTTTTtccaaacacttttaaataaacaaatagaacCAGTTGGTCAAACCAGTCACTACAATCAACAATCAGCTAACTGTTAAACAAaaccttaataatttttaaattggatCAGTGAAATCAACGAATCAATATTTTAACTAGTTCAACTATCGAtctaatttagaaaatattgataaaaacCAAATTCGAAGGATAATAACCAAcgtaatttagtaaaatttgttgGATCTTGATACTTCCatcaataaatattaagttCCTTAAAAAAAGGTACAATATGGGCTAATTTAGAAGAATATGTCGTTTTTTTTAATTGGCCTTTTAGGTcgctttttttaattaaggaaATAGGTTGTTTTTGGAAAGAGAGTGTGTGGACACGTTTTCCACCAACGGTCATTTCCCCAACAGCTTTTTGAACATTGGCAacggtaaaattttttaagggcTTCAACAgtaatttttttcctataaataccaggccatttttcattcttttcactcaaatccaactctcaattctttctaaattctcaactctctcaattctctcaagTTTTGCTCTAAATTTTCTAATAcctttgtttaaaaatattatagttttatttaattattttgtatattattagtttcgattaaattttcatgaatgACAACTTCTCTGATTTATTTTGACGACAAGCACATTTCCGCCGCTCAAGCGGTTATGGTAAgacgaaattttaaatttgtttattctcaactaatttaaatttaaagtttttttatattttttaaaatattttaaattaatttattttgtcgATATAAGTAGGCGGGTGATCACGTTTTGGAGGGGTTCATACTTGTAATTGGTACTTAAAGTAGCAATTTTTACATTACGTAAATGATGACAAATACAGTTGAAAAAcaagttaaaaagaaagaacaattttttttacacaaaaaaGGAAGCATTGTAAATGCacgttttgaaaatattcaatgaaAACATTAGTCCTGTGATCCAACGTTTTCGACCACAGGGATTTTTTCTTTGCAATCTCACTTCCCCTTCATACTCTATCATCCTTAAAACATCATCTTTCTCGACCTCCATCCCTCCACTTTACaatgtttttctctttttgttttcttcccagttttaatgttaaatttttttgtctctAATAAAATTCTCAGTTCAAGGTATTTTTAAGTCGTCGATGATGCGATATCGCTTCGAGAcacacacatttcatatatcttACTGAGATTGGACAATTACCTTCGAAACCTATCCTATGGAAGTCGAGTTTTAGGGTTATTTTGCTTTGTACGATCATGAGTGAAAATCTACGTAGAGGTCTCAATCGACGATCGTTATGCGGTCATGGATCAAAGTATAACGGGGCAACCAGTTGATGGTCGTTACGCAGGCACAAGCTCAAACTTTTTGAGTACCCGAAAATGTTGccttataaatatcatatagaAGTTTGAGGGCAAAATCATAAGAAAAAACTGTGCGGCTTCCCGCTATAATcggcttaatttttttctcacttttcgTGCAGTCGGTATCTTTAATCTTTCTTCTTATCTCAATGTTGGCACCGCCATGGACACAAGAGGACTCTTATGTCGATTATAATCTAGTATTATAATGTTGGCATCGCCATGAACACAAGAGGACTCTTAGGCAGACAGTGACTATTGCGATGCAGTAAAGGTGATGCTCTTTTCAGGGTAACAACAGTTGTTACTATTAAACAACCTATTAATAACTGCAACTACTATCTCGCCGACCTGAGTTTGACATCTATTGTGCCGAAACATCCGCTCTCTGCCTGAGAGCTTTCTTGTGTCCACCTCGGTGTTAGCCTTCGGATAAGAATGAAAGATTAAAGATACCATCTGCctagaaatagagaaaaaaagtaCGTTGATTACACCATAAAGCCCTCCgttttccttatgattatgacCTCGATCTTATGTACGGTATATATAAAGCATCATTTGTGGGTATCTAGAAAGCATGAACTCATGACCAAGTAATGACCGTCAATTGGCTCCCGATTATACTTGAACCCGTGACCGCATCACAGTTACTGATTGGGACCTTCACTTAGACTTCGACCCTTGACCGTATCAAGCACTGCCACCCCAAAACCTAACTTCCATAAGATGGGTTTCTAAGGTAATGGTCTTATCCTGACATGgcatatgaaatgtatgtgttttgAGACACATTATCGCATCCCCGACCTCTCAATTCTATCTATAAACGTTCAAGGTTTCACCCCTAAAATCCTAACCGTAATTCCTAAAAAACCTTAaccttaacaaaattaaaaaactctaactctatcaaaattaaaaaaaaatccgaGGAGAGAGAGTGTGAGCACTCTCTCCAAAACTGGCCtattttcctaatttaaaaaaaaaggcctAAAAggccaaataaaaaaaacaacatatatatttaatttagctaaaaataTGCCTATTCGTGCAGTAAAATAcacttaaaatgattttaaaaagaatttaaattataagataaatTATCTAGTTGTCACTTAATATTCAGTGCACTTTAATTTGGTCgctcaaaaaaaaatctttcaatttcgtcacccaacttttaagacattttcattttagtcacccaaacATTAAATCATTAATGACAGCTTACTGTACATGTCAAATAGTGTCCACATCATGtttatactttcattttggtcactgaaaaaaaaatctttttttaattctttatgtgggtaaaaaaaattaaagattaaaatgaaaaaaaggcaGAAACTAAAATAACGCATTAAAAACTTTGTCGTATTGTACTTGTTTACCCCAATGctgaaaattctatttttttttttcaaaattgaaatttcaaatttcaaggcatcaaaatcaattaaataaatcattgaaaatttttatcccTTGCTAGTGTTAAGTGATTTGTTACtgtaatgttaaaattaattaaattaatctccttctaaaatttaaaattttattttatgttttcaaaattaattaaattgatttccTTCTAAAATTAATCTCCTTTCAAAATGAAAGTATAAAGATTACGTGGACATGATTTGGCGTGTACAATCAGCCACCGTCGATGATTTAACGCttggtgactaaaatgaaaatgtcCTAAAAGTTTGGTGATAAAATTGCAAGGATttttttgggtgaccaaaatgaaagcgcCCTAAAATTGGATGACCACCTAGATAGTTAAccttaaattatattagaataatcctaaaaaatcactttttaaGCTTCCAATAAAGACGTGacacttcatttttttaaaagattttctgATTAATATCATACATTTTCTAATACTAGATCAATTCTACTTAATAACACTTTAACCCTAATTAgtgtttgattaattaaatgaatcaacaaataataatagtaaaacaaggtttatgaattttttatttaactagACTTATGATGTATGGTGTGGTGAGttataatttagaattttatgatttatggtATTAGGGAAAAGATTATTAGCATTTATGGGTCATGGTTTATAGTTTTAGGGTATAAGATTTTAGCGCccaaggtttaaggttttaaaattttataaaaagaatagattaattttttaattttagagttaaaataGTAACAAGAGTTAATTTGATATTTCTTGATGTATTTTATTGTTCATGTACTCTAAAAAATATAGTGTAACATGTtattattcaagatttaaaaaTGACTTTTTAAGATGATCTTAATTCAAGttaaactcttttaaaataCCCATTTCTCCTCCACgagtttaaaaaagaaaatcaaataatcTATTTAGTAAGcaaatgttaaataaattaaaaacattatttatctatatattttctatttagtttattcatttaattatttttaatcacaatataatgaaattttagttaCATGTTGAAGTGTGTCGTTAAATTATTTCACATAAAGTTAATTAGTTATCATTATTAAGAagttttttatgaattttttatttataaaagtaaaattttatgttaaagttaatatcataattaagtatttaaatgtttaaatgtatttgtataaaaattattaaacaagaaataaaaaagaaaacagaataTAATAACCATTGCTAGCTTAAGTGGCCATGTGATTGCATGGTTCACTTTGTTAACCACTTAATAAGATGATGTGGTCTCTTTGAGCACTTGGATTTTCACTAAAGTCGAGAgataaattttccaaaagatGATACTAATTCATTAAAGGGTCTATCATCTTTTTTGACAGGTAACGAGGTTAACCTCCCTCAATATGGTCTTAGTTTATtggcaatattaattgttaaattccTAGAGTCTTAGATTCGAGTCTCACTCAATGTAAACCATATATGGATTTTCAGTCtatatttattatgattataatccATTGTATACATTTCAATTATCAATTTGATTGTGCtgtataatgattaatttttataatttaataacaattaaaatatttttgtaactaATAACGTTTTTAGTAACAATTGTGGTATAGATATTTTGTAGGTTATACCCTACAAAAGGAGAAGACCAATTTTCAAAGTGAATATGACCTTTTAGTTGACtcaatgattttttatttattgggCATTTGGATCTTtgcttttttccttttcccggAGAAAATATGAAACCAAATCTTAATTATTGTCTCAAAAGGTGTCCCGCACTGGGTTGATCTGTTTTTGGATTCAAcctacaatttattttattacttaaaattaaatttggataaaaGATTTTATTAGGGAatcatatttaaagttttaaaatttactctttagtaactaattattactttatttttctaattagttataaaaatattttaattattatttgtattttattatggtATAACTCTTTGTcaaataaaatctatattttcaattaatatatttgaattaattattatagactcataaccaaatatttttaaacttaaactagAATAAATTTATACTTATCTTACAAATAATAGGATGGAcataaatcagaaaaatatagATTGACAATctacacataatttacataaagtAAAATTGAGCCCGACatcttaaagttttaaaatattaaccaCGCCATTAAACTAATAACTCGTTGGTTGTaagcttatttttttaaaattattatcgaTGGTAATTATATAATGTTGTTTGTTTTTagtcttttgtttctttttaatgtttttttacataaatacatgtcaaatatttaaaacttgatttataaaatattttaatcaatttcttttcattaaaacattctaattagttttatataaaaataatttaatgaattcatctaaaaaaatttaacatacaaTATAAATGttagttttatattaaaaattgttacTACCTTAAGTTGCTTATTTGCTTAACACAATAAGTGCAATGAAGTGCTAGACAACAATGGCCACTATGGTTTGGCACTATGATAAATTATgctaacaaaacaaaaataataccaaaGTTTATTTATATAGTTCGGCTTTCTCATGTCTGCGGAGCCTAACTCGGTGAGAAATTTCAATACATTTGGTTAAGAATATAACAAGTGACCCGCACTCTATACCTAAAGACTAGAACTCTCACATTCAAATCCTCCCCTTGAGAACTTGGGCAATAAACACTTTCAACAGCGTTTACAATACAACCTTTGCACTCTCTAAAAAAAAGGTTCCTCAATGAACAAATTCAAATGCTCAAATTTGAGTGATCTCAATAAGCTCTCCCACAAAACCTAAACAagtcatataacatatattcaATTCGGCTTGCTATCATAGAATCTAAGTAAGCACAAAGTAACTACTTGAAAATAGCTATTACAATATCAATAATCAAAACAACTACATAGTCTTCATCGATTCTCTATGTTATAAGGGTTGATTTGATCACTTGAATCCAATCAAATCTTCAAATTACCAAGGATTGATTTTCATAGATAAACCAAAATATCTTcaataaaacaacaaacaagaattaaaattaCCTCATCGGCAGTTTGTAGTTGGCACTGTTAAGTGCCAATATAaagttatttgatatattaagaaaattaacATTGAATGTAACCATGTTGTTCAATATATTAGaaagtttaatataataatttggatatcgcatttaaaaaataagaaataatttatttttaaaataaaatcaatttaagatttaatacatttaaaaattaaatgtttaaactatttattttcaattcattttttcaaTGGTTCATCCAACCCATCAAATTTgcatcataattatattgtt
This sequence is a window from Gossypium raimondii isolate GPD5lz chromosome 5, ASM2569854v1, whole genome shotgun sequence. Protein-coding genes within it:
- the LOC105770125 gene encoding growth-regulating factor 1 translates to MDFGVVGLEGFIGSETATGFSSLGSDHQETNQKSYGSGGLFKQERSCNNEDELRSSKLAKIHDDFSCYSKPLMFHHRNTLLRSNASIFFDEQEEQQMLSFSAPKPDALSADRSSKNVTFPHIYLTGYNNGGFNGANMHGVCKGPYTPCQWMELEHQALIFKYILANVPVPSNLLLPIRKSLDSTDFSSFSGELFRPNTSMGWGAFQLGFSNNTDPEPGRCRRTDGKKWRCSRDAVAGQKYCERHMNRGRHRSRKPVEGQPSHSVTATAATTSKLMPNVSSSSASAVGPVGGSGEPNSLTSARQKYENLQLGGTSNLSAAASLNRSILNKDTVGEKMPYNAAGLSMISPNGDLKSKENPFLIPKQPISYEENLRNGFGVVSSGELNPSHKSSSMINSRNFGSSQDLTSQETDSQQSFRRFIDDRPKSRSHCSAISWPELDVQSYRTQLSISIPMAASDFTSTTSSPNNESLTSSPLRLSREFNPINIGLGVGNVVNESNQKQANWIPVSWGTSIGGPLGEALHSNGSTMVDLKNSSILNLMTESSENSPLVGSSPTGVLQKTTFASLSNSSAGSSPENNKTHEGVSHCNDLLGSNLVESSSLPAT